A section of the Fusarium falciforme chromosome 8, complete sequence genome encodes:
- a CDS encoding HET domain-containing protein, with translation MDTTVCEDCGDFVRRNYAEVFGSADDKRLVAKVLGAAETGCRLCQAIVNKFKSLQPDLLLVAHANGQRATFHWFARPYGNSNIISPEDWERTFLAVSILELKVEFRMWRVTDGSAARASFDDHNTGSEPSFTRAAKWLRECMREHDNCNQVNIPRDWVPHRPLNTGLRSPFPDMIKLEETKGWQTPVRYAALSHCWGDIQPLKLLQNNLHTLVHGIPLGDLPKSFQDAVHTVRMLGIQYLWIDSLCIIQDSKKDWDVVSSLMTYVYGGSMLNIAAAASNDCMGGLFQNRQSSYLGPCLLSVASRDRVSILRYQLYDRNLWNAEFESAKLNTRAWVVQERMLSPRTLAFTKTQLFWECRCKRACDEFPSGYPVEYFDKPPMTFELPSLDSKLKTQALIGKEDSRLGESLTCSPVLPGTTWLCCIQDRT, from the coding sequence ATGGATACCACAGTTTGTGAGGACTGCGGAGACTTCGTCCGGCGCAACTACGCCGAAGTCTTTGGCAGTGCAGATGACAAGAGACTCGTCGCCAAAGTTCTGGGTGCCGCTGAAACAGGCTGCCGGCTCTGCCAAGCTATAGTGAACAAGTTCAAGTCACTCCAGCCAGATCTGCTCTTAGTCGCCCACGCAAACGGTCAACGGGCTACGTTCCACTGGTTCGCAAGGCCATACGGGAATTCGAACATAATCTCACCGGAAGATTGGGAAAGAACCTTCTTGGCTGTCTCTATCTTGGAATTGAAGGTCGAATTCCGCATGTGGCGCGTGACAGATGGGTCCGCAGCAAGAGCCTCATTTGATGATCATAACACAGGTTCGGAACCTAGTTTCACGAGGGCGGCCAAGTGGTTGCGCGAATGCATGCGGGAACATGACAACTGCAACCAAGTCAATATTCCTAGAGACTGGGTCCCACACCGACCGCTCAACACTGGATTAAGGTCTCCGTTCCCCGACATGATTAAACTCGAAGAGACCAAGGGCTGGCAAACACCCGTGCGATATGCCGCATTAAGCCATTGCTGGGGCGATATACAGCCTCTCAAACTGCTACAGAACAACCTGCATACGCTTGTACATGGGATCCCCTTAGGAGACCTGCCAAAGTCTTTCCAGGACGCGGTTCATACAGTTAGAATGTTGGGAATCCAATATCTTTGGATAGACTCCCTATGCATCATTCAAGACTCGAAGAAGGACTGGGATGTTGTGTCATCTCTAATGACATATGTTTATGGCGGAAGCATGCTGAATATTGCGGCGGCTGCATCCAACGACTGTATGGGTGGATTGTTCCAAAATCGACAATCTTCTTACTTAGGCCCCTGTTTGTTGTCGGTGGCAAGCCGGGATCGAGTATCGATATTACGTTATCAACTGTACGACAGAAATCTCTGGAATGCCGAGTTCGAATCCGCCAAGCTCAACACACGGGCCTGGGTAGTGCAGGAGCGCATGTTATCACCCCGCACGCTTGCTTTCACCAAGACGCAGCTCTTCTGGGAGTGTAGGTGTAAGCGAGCCTGTGACGAGTTCCCTTCAGGCTATCCTGTCGAGTATTTTGATAAGCCACCGATGACCTTCGAGCTGCCCAGTCTTGATAGCAAACTGAAGACGCAGGCTCTAATCGGCAAGGAAGATAGCCGACTAGGCGAGAGCCTTACATGCAGCCCAGTCTTGCCTGGCACAACCTGGTTATGCTGTATTCAAGACAGAACATAA
- a CDS encoding Alpha-L-arabinofuranosidase: protein MHPQLNFERSSVLALGLVAVAPLVAAGPCDIYSSGGTPCVAAHSTTRALYNAYTGPLYQVKRGSDGATTNIAPRSTGGVADAAAQDSFCAGTTCLITIIYDQSGKGNHLTQAPSGAFHGPDVDGKDNLASAIGASVTLNGQKAYGVFISPGTGYRNNAASGTATGDAAEGMYAVLDGTHYNGDCCFDYGNAEISNTDTGNGHMEAIYFGDSTVWGSGSGSGPWVMADLENGLFSGSDPKQNTQDPSVSYRFLTAAVKGKPNQWAIRGGNAAANSLSTYYSGARPTVSGYNPMSKEGAIILGIGGDNSHGSQGTFYEGAMTSGYPSDATENSVQANIVAAKYATTSLTSGPGLTVGSSVSLRATSSCCTTRYITHSGSSVNTTVVSSSSSTTLKKQASWTVRTGLAFSGCFSFESNDTPGSFLRHYAFQLQLDANDGSKQFHEDATFCTQAGLNGQGNSVRSWSYPTRYFRHYNDVLYIASNGGVHTFDATALFNDDASFVIGAGFA, encoded by the coding sequence ATGCATCCTCAACTCAATTTCGAACGCAGCTCCGTGCTAGCTCTCGGCCTGGTTGCCGTTGCACCTCTTGTCGCCGCTGGGCCCTGCGACATCTACTCCTCTGGCGGCACACCCTGCGTCGCGGCACACAGCACCACCCGGGCTTTGTACAACGCCTATACCGGCCCCCTTTACCAGGTAAAACGCGGCTCTGACGGTGCCACGACCAACATTGCGCCGCGATCTACCGGTGGTGTTGCCGATGCTGCCGCCCAAGACTCGTTCTGCGCTGGCACGACCTgtctcatcaccatcatttACGACCAGTCCGGCAAAGGCAATCATCTTACCCAGGCTCCTTCTGGCGCTTTCCACGGCCCAGATGTTGATGGCAAGGATAACTTGGCCAGCGCCATTGGCGCATCGGTCACGCTGAACGGTCAGAAGGCCTACGGTGTCTTCATCTCACCCGGCACCGGCTACAGGAACAATGCCGCTAGCGGCACCGCTACAGGGGATGCGGCGGAGGGCATGTACGCTGTGCTTGACGGCACTCATTATAACGGTGACTGCTGCTTCGACTATGGCAATGCCGAGATCAGCAATACCGATACGGGCAACGGCCATATGGAGGCCATCTACTTTGGAGACAGCACCGTGTGgggctccggctccggctccggcccCTGGGTCATGGCCGATCTGGAGAACGGCTTGTTCTCCGGCTCTGACCCTAAACAAAACACCCAGGATCCTTCAGTCTCCTATCGATTTCTCACTGCGGCTGTGAAGGGGAAGCCAAACCAGTGGGCAATCCGTGGTGGCAATGCTGCGGCCAACTCGTTGTCGACATACTATAGCGGCGCGCGTCCAACCGTGTCTGGCTATAACCCGATGAGCAAAGAAGGAGCCATCATTCTCGGCATTGGTGGCGATAACAGCCATGGTTCACAGGGCACCTTCTACGAGGGCGCGATGACCTCTGGCTACCCATCCGATGCCACTGAGAACTCGGTGCAGGCGAACATTGTAGCCGCCAAGTATGCCACGACGTCATTGACCAGTGGCCCGGGTCTCACTGTTGGTTCCTCTGTCTCTCTGAGAGCCACCTCAAGTTGCTGCACGACACGTTACATTACACACTCTGGCTCCTCAGTCAACACTACGGTGGTCTCATCATCTAGCTCTACCACCCTCAAAAAGCAGGCCAGCTGGACGGTCCGTACCGGCCTAGCCTTTAGCGGATGCTTCTCTTTCGAATCAAACGACACCCCCGGCAGCTTCCTGCGACACTATGCCTTCCAGCTTCAGCTCGACGCCAACGACGGGAGCAAGCAATTTCATGAAGATGCTACGTTCTGCACCCAGGCTGGTCTCAATGGTCAGGGCAACAGTGTCCGATCCTGGAGCTATCCCACCCGTTACTTCCGCCACTACAACGATGTACTCTACATCGCGAGCAATGGCGGTGTTCATACATTCGATGCTACTGCGTTATTTAACGACGACGCGAGCTTTGTGATCGGCGCTGGCTTCGCCTGA
- a CDS encoding DAO domain-containing protein — protein sequence MKTLARPHVIVVGGGIVGASIAWHLARETTVTIVAEDVGGPASAASFAWLNASSANEKFYYEFRRRSLERWKQIRLQLPDLPISWSGSLNWHKSPEDLVKKEKNLSAWGYDVVRMQKSQIAEREPFIDACILPEWGLCYPEEGAIEAHIAARQLIADAEAKGTKLIRTTAKGFCKNNGRVSGVVLASGEEVQGDHVVVAAGLGSVSLLASEELTLPVTRVPALLVNSKPTEEKLVNEVVNSKYLYVRQTPDGVIRAGCEYPGDDPGDDPEQTARDVFANIRQTLVGGSNLEFDHYTIGHKPVPEDALPIIGPTGLDALSIAVMHSGVTNAAIVGELLSKQILTGETDPALVNFRLDRFAR from the coding sequence ATGAAGACCCTAGCCCGCCCTcatgtcatcgtcgtcggcggtGGCATCGTCGGTGCCTCCATCGCCTGGCACCTGGCTCGCGAGACTACGGTGACCATCGTCGCCGAAGATGTTGGAGGCCCAGCTTCCGCAGCCTCTTTTGCATGGCTCAACGCCAGCTCGGCCAACGAAAAGTTCTACTATGAATTTCGCCGTCGTTCCTTGGAGCGATGGAAGCAGATCAGGCTCCAGCTTCCTGACCTCCCAATTTCTTGGAGCGGGTCGCTAAACTGGCACAAGTCGCCCGAAGATCTtgtgaagaaggagaagaatcTCAGCGCCTGGGGCTACGACGTTGTCCGCATGCAAAAATCTCAAATCGCCGAGCGAGAACCCTTCATCGACGCATGTATCCTCCCAGAATGGGGTCTCTGCTATCCCGAGGAGGGTGCCATTGAAGCGCACATTGCCGCTCGCCAGCTGATAGCCGACGCAGAAGCCAAAGGCACCAAGTTGATCAGAACTACAGCCAAGGGGTTTTGCAAGAACAACGGACGCGTCAGTGGAGTTGTTTTGGCCTCTGGGGAAGAGGTGCAGGGCGATCACGTTGTTGTCGCCGCTGGCTTGGGCAGCGTGTCTCTTCTGGCAAGTGAAGAGCTAACACTCCCGGTCACCCGTGTACCTGCTTTGCTCGTGAATTCGAAACCTacagaggagaagctggtgaaCGAGGTTGTCAACTCCAAGTATTTATACGTGCGTCAAACGCCTGATGGTGTCATCCGGGCGGGTTGCGAGTATCCAGGCGATGACCCGGGTGATGATCCGGAGCAAACAGCGCGTGACGTCTTCGCAAACATTCGGCAGACGTTGGTTGGCGGGAGCAACCTCGAGTTCGATCACTATACTATTGGACACAAGCCGGTCCCCGAGGATGCGCTGCCTATCATTGGACCGACcggccttgatgccctcaGTATTGCAGTCATGCACTCTGGGGTAACAAATGCTGCCATAGTCGGAGAACTGCTCAGCAAGCAGATCTTGACGGGCGAGACTGATCCAGCGCTCGTCAACTTTCGGCTCGACCGATTTGCCAGGTAG
- a CDS encoding Helo-like-N domain-containing protein, translating into MADPLSISASILAVVTASVVSVKSLKETVERYRGRDETLRRLTGQLEDLISILDALEKISQVEASMLALLKGPVERCRQLCQAFEVVMKDFAGKSSTGLRDWAKMEFKKGDINEFMRTLSGYTSTISIGLGTITLQTSKTTCDVLEQYSEMVQDTTYNLNVQLQRINEKMERFPSEEPDTTISDFRDESTVIKHCIGICEEAMSRIGSMIDRERRVYSAALSEQAAADATSTHPKLFQAHEETREMLENNRDSIAKFLGRLQERLSSLAMEQHPDSERRKMQLEKDIRALEDSLEVCRIASTEVKRQKVHTFGEVVAEGKSDQVVVTTLADLFNVGKAIAKDNSAQLIGSMAGVELIQLSKDRYSSLRFSAADTSRVNLMPPHTKNSELRVPGQEVNDQQPGPRVSSPKAHPNETKKRTI; encoded by the exons ATGGCCGACCCATTAAGCATCTCCGCCTCGATCCTTGCCGTAGTCACCGCTTCAGTGGTGTCGGTCAAGTCTCTTAAAGAGACGGTCGAGCGTTACAGAGGTCGGGATGAAACCCTTCGTCGGCTCACTGGGCAGCTTGAGGACCTCATTAGTATTTTGGACGCTCTTGAGAAGATTTCGCAGGTTGAAGCGTCCATGCTTGCCCTCCTGAAGGGTCCTGTCGAGCGATGTAGGCAGTTGTGCCAGGCTTTTGAGGTGGTCATGAAAGACTTCGCCGGGAAGTCGTCGACAGGTCTCCGAGACTGGGCGAAAATGGAATTCAAGAAGGGAGATATCAACGAATTCATGAGAACTCTTTCTGGGTACACATCGACGATTTCAATCGGGCTGGGAACCATTACGTT ACAAACTTCTAAAACCACATGCGATGTCCTTGAGCAGTACAGCGAGATGGTTCAAGATACCACATATAACCTCAATGTTCAGCTGCAGCGCATCAACGAGAAGATGGAGCGGTTTCCTTCGGAAGAGCCAGACACCACCATATCGGACTTCAGAGATGAAAGCACAGTTATCAAGCACTGCATTGGTATCTGCGAGGAAGCGATGTCCCGTATTGGATCAATGATCGACCGTGAAAGACGGGTGTATTCAGCCGCACTCTCAGAACAGGCCGCGGCAGACGCTACCTCAACTCACCCTAAGCTTTTCCAGGCTCACGAGGAGACCCGTGAAATGCTAGAGAACAATCGTGACAGCATTGCCAAATTCCTCGGGCGGCTGCAAGAACGGCTTAGCTCCCTGGCAATGGAACAACACCCTGACTCAGAGCGAAGGAAAATGCAGTTAGAGAAAGACATCAGAGCTTTGGAAGACAGTCTAGAGGTGTGCAGAATCGCCAGTACCGAGGTGAAGCGTCAAAAGGTACACACGTTCGGGGAGGTCGTCGCCGAAGGTAAAAGCGATCAGGTCGTGGTCACGACTTTGGCAGACCTTTTCAACGTTGGGAAGGCGATAGCCAAGGACAACTCAGCGCAGCTCATCGGCTCGATGGCTGGTGTCGAGCTAATTCAGCTGTCCAAGGATAGGTACAGCAGCCTGCGCTTTAGTGCTGCCGATACGTCGCGAGTTAACCTAATGCCTCCACACACGAAGAATAGTGAACTTCGTGTTCCTGGCCAGGAGGTGAACGACCAACAGCCGGGGCCGAGGGTGAGCTCCCCTAAAGCACATCCCAACGAAACGAAGAAGCGGACCATTTAA
- a CDS encoding Dipeptidyl-peptidase V, with translation MAPSGDASAFDKQLAEAICDLEIPLYIKFSPGGEKVLYKTAPDPRKGKNSVSTLWLASTTEPGSSRQLTSGQSQEGDPEWHPSGNQVAFVSDRAKPGESSAIYMLRLDGGDAVAITPADNAQDIESFAFSPNGETIAYLSPDEKTEELKEKEEKDESGPDVWGERWEHARLRLVNVASHETKTLVEGDRHIAELAWSPDGKSVAFFSIANTNIEEAMLTGTTISIVNVETGAVRDLCKVPNELNYLTWAPDGSIYFTTGTPDNRDTGGPAVYTVDPAAAEPKHVKIACGEHDHAAGIAVAGGKLLVNRAVRFSNVISELGGKDLFQKDTEIWAWDVFVNPDSGTPILAAGLSDVDTPYEVFIVEEGKEDLKLSHHGKPLESRSFGSCSELTCQSADGEVELDALYLTPTSKATEDGTPVEPLPTFVIIHGGPTSRDCKTFDGTCYQWAPYTLSKGYGVLLPQYRGSTGRGEKFASYSMGGQGKYDYADVISITDNAIKKGFADPKKLIVGGWSQGGLITYLCSVRNGLHGLGWRFNATIAGAGVCDIESLAITSDLGSTYERELAGGDSIWTLDRHDTRNRQGSALWEVAGAVKQSRQRGEPVTPPMLILHGEKDVRCPFSQAEGFRRALRTHGLPCEFVAYPGEEHGIRARRFWLDMFERVGRWCDLYIGPGAEGKLATMVDEKLQV, from the coding sequence ATGGCACCATCCGGAGACGCCTCGGCGTTCGACAAACAACTGGCCGAGGCCATCTGCGATCTCGAGATCCCCTTGTACATCAAATTCTCCCCCGGAGGCGAAAAGGTTCTTTACAAGACAGCACCCGATCCTCGCAAAGGCAAGAATAGCGTGTCAACGCTATGGCTGGCCTCGACCACAGAGCCAGGCTCTTCGCGCCAACTGACCTCGGGTCAGTCCCAAGAAGGCGACCCAGAATGGCATCCCAGTGGAAATCAGGTAGCATTCGTTTCCGATCGCGCGAAGCCGGGCGAGAGCTCGGCCATCTATATGCTTCGTTTGGACGGTGGTGACGCTGTTGCCATCACCCCGGCCGACAACGCCCAGGATATTGAGTCATTTGCCTTTTCTCCAAATGGGGAGACCATCGCCTATCTTTCTCCTGATGAAAAGACcgaagagctcaaggagaaggaggagaaggacgagtCTGGCCCAGATGTCTGGGGAGAACGGTGGGAGCATGCTCGCCTGCGCCTTGTCAATGTGGCATCCCACGAGACCAAGACTCTTGTCGAAGGTGACCGGCACATCGCTGAACTTGCCTGGAGTCCAGACGGGAAGAGTGTGGCCTTTTTCAGCATCGCGAACACCAACATCGAGGAGGCCATGCTGACGGGCACAaccatctccatcgtcaACGTGGAAACCGGTGCTGTCAGGGATCTGTGCAAGGTGCCGAATGAGCTGAACTACCTAACCTGGGCGCCCGACGGCTCCATCTACTTCACCACCGGAACACCTGACAATAGGGACACAGGAGGCCCGGCTGTTTACACTGTTGATCCTGCGGCAGCCGAGCCCAAGCATGTCAAGATCGCGTGCGGCGAGCATGACCATGCGGCAGGGATTGCTGTGGCCGGCGGAAAACTCTTGGTGAATCGCGCCGTCAGGTTCAGCAATGTCATCAGCGAGCTGGGTGGGAAGGACCTCTTCCAAAAGGACACGGAGATTTGGGCATGGGATGTATTTGTCAATCCAGATTCCGGCACTCCGATCCTCGCTGCCGGCTTGTCAGACGTCGATACGCCTTATGAAGTCTTCATCGTTGAGGAGGGGAAGGAGGACCTCAAGCTTTCCCATCATGGCAAGCCTCTCGAGAGTCGATCATTTGGCTCCTGTAGCGAACTCACCTGTCAATCCGCAGACGGAGAGGTTGAACTGGACGCTCTGTATTTGACGCCGACCTCCAAAGCGACGGAGGATGGCACGCCCGTGGAGCCGTTGCCGACGTTTGTCATAATCCACGGAGGACCAACATCTCGCGACTGCAAGACCTTCGACGGGACCTGCTACCAATGGGCTCCATACACCCTCTCCAAGGGTTACGGTGTGCTTCTTCCGCAGTACCGCGGTTCCACTGGTCGTGGCGAGAAGTTCGCCTCGTACAGCATGGGCGGCCAGGGGAAATACGACTACGCCGACGTCATATCCATCACAGACAACGCCATCAAGAAGGGCTTCGCGgaccccaagaagctcatAGTAGGCGGATGGAGCCAGGGCGGCCTGATCACATACCTGTGCAGCGTGCGAAATGGCCTGCACGGCCTCGGCTGGCGCTTCAACGCCACCATCGCAGGAGCAGGTGTCTGCGATATCGAGAGTCTTGCCATCACGTCAGATCTCGGCTCAACCTACGAGAGGGAACTAGCCGGCGGAGACTCCATTTGGACGCTCGACCGTCACGACACGAGGAACCGCCAGGGCAGCGCGCTGTGGGAGGTGGCCGGCGCGGTGAAGCAGTCTCGTCAGCGCGGAGAGCCCGTGACCCCTCCCATGCTGATCTTGCATGGAGAAAAGGACGTCCGTTGCCCGTTTTCACAGGCCGAGGGTTTCCGTCGCGCCTTGAGGACTCACGGGTTGCCCTGCGAGTTTGTGGCGTACCCTGGCGAGGAGCACGGTATCAGGGCGCGGAGATTTTGGCTGGATATGTTTGAAAGAGTAGGGAGGTGGTGCGATCTTTACATTGGACCGGGAGCGGAGGGTAAGTTGGCAACCATGGTTGATGAGAAACTTCAAGTCTAG
- a CDS encoding Rieske domain-containing protein: MNAFRPFFRQGADWAFVGHSSSFPDIGADDAGNLSKFRQCNTKSIPGCKAFHVSKENSSKSEEVPVGDDALAGELTDQVLVFQYKGKFHAVDHSCPHSSYPLSQGTPFDIEDFGMVLSAGLTCPKHGWSFDVFSGMSDRGSYRLKVWEVQLRDMTKTETSHATEKAESVAEVVDKEVWVRRKQRIG; the protein is encoded by the exons ATGAATGCATTTCGGCCTTTCTTTCGCCAGGGTGCAGATTGGGCCTTTGTAGGACATAGCTCGTCGTTCCCAGATATCGGGGCTGACGATGCCGGCAACCTGTCAAAATTTCGGCAGTGCAACACAAAGTCAATACCGGGATGCAAAGCGTTTCACGTTTCCAAAGAGAATAGCTCCAAGTCGGAAGAAGTACCTGTCGGAGATGATGCTCTTGCTGGCGAGTTGACGGATCAAGTTCTTGTCTTCCAGTATAAGGGCAAATTTCATGCCGTCGATCAT TCGTGCCCTCATTCCTCCTACCCTTTGTCGCAAGGCACGCCGTTCGATATTGAAGACTTTGGGATGGTTCTTAGCGCTGGGTTGACTTGTCCCAAGCATGGTTGGTCCTTCGACGTGTTTTCTGGAATGTCTGATAGAGGCTCCTATAGACTCAAGGTGTGGGAAGTCCAACTACGAGATATGACAAAGACGGAGACCTCTCACGCTACCGAGAAGGCAGAGAGTGTCGCAGAAGTAGTAGATAAAGAGGTGTGGGTGAGGAGGAAACAAAGAATCGGCTAG